The stretch of DNA TGCAGCCCCACGGTTAAGCTCTGCTCTGGTACATAGTGTTTAGCAGCAGTTTTCAAGCTGTCTTGCAAGCGCATTTGCAAGTTTTCGATCGGAATAATGTCCCAGACATAGCGCCCGACTAGCTTGTCTTGCCAGTGCAATTTATTCACCTTGCCACTGGCTTTGCGAACTGGGCAACCGAGCAACTCGATCGCAGCATCATTAATAGTGACGATTCTGCCTTGCATGTCGGTGGAGATCACCGCATCCGACAAGCTCTGTAGCATGTCTTTCTGATACTGTTTCTCCAGCAGCACATTCTCAAACAGTTGGGCATTTTCTAAAGCAATGCCTGCCTGAATGTTAAAGGCCCGCATAAACTCTTCGTCAGAGTTGGTAAAGCTGCCTTGATGCTTGTTAATTAACTGCGTCACTCCAATTAAATCGCTACCCGAGTTAAACACAGGCATGCAAAGGATATTGCGGGTGTGATAGCCTGTTTTCTTGTCAGTACTGGGATCAAAGCGTGGGTCTTCGTAAGCGTTAGGAATGTTCAGCGTCTCACCCGTAGAGGCGACGTACCCAGCAATGCCTTTATTGGCAGGAATACGAATTTCTAGAATTGTTTTTTCGTCTGCGGCGGCAACTTTGGTCCACAGCTCATTGGTTTCCCGGCTCAATAGGAATAAAGTACTGCGATCGGCTTGCATCAAGTCACGGGCTTGATTCATCACAGCCCGCAGGGTGGTTTCTAGATCTAAGCTGCGCCCCAACATCTTGGTCGCTTCTAGTAACGCTGCTACCCCACGCTGGTTGCGGGCGGCAATGTAGAACGTATTACAACTCTCTAGGATGATGCCAATAGAAGAAGCAAATTCCCGAAAATGTTGCTCATCTGTAGCGTCGAATGGCATCCCGCCCATCTTGTTCAGCAACTGAACGACTGCCACCACTCGCTCATGCTTATTGAAAATGGGCATGCAAAGGATGTTCTCAGTGTGGTAGCCCGTTTGCTTATCCACTTCTTTATTAAAGAGAGGATGGCTGTAGGCATCGGGAATATTCAGGCACTCTCCGGTCGTAGCAACGTGCCCTGCAATGCCTTTATCAATCGGAATCCGAATCTCAGGAGACTTGCCGTCATCACTCTGAGCAATTTTGGCCCAAAGTTGCGCTTTTTCTTCATCTACTAAAAAAATGGTAGTGCGATCGGCCTGGAGAATTTGGCCAATTTTTAAGGTGAATGCCTCTAGAATCTGCTCTAGTAGTGTCTCTAGAGTTTCGTTATTAATTAAATCGATCGCCCGTAAAAAGTGCTCAAACTCACGAGTAATCTGCTCCAGCAAATCAATGAATTGCGGAATCGGTAAATCCTTGACGCGATGAGTGAGGCTACCTTTGCGGTTATTGGCTTGAGTCAGGGTAGCCAGCATGCCACCCGATTGAGGCACAGCGCCAGAATTATGGAGTGTCATAGTCATGACCGATAAAAGGGGCAGGGAAGCCCATGCTTGGTAGATGGATTCTGAGCGAGGCGATCGCAGGAGGATTAGATGTTTTTATAGACACTACACTAAAGCCCATCTTCTGTTGATTAGCGTAGCTTGCTCTAGTCTAGGTGATGCCACAGAGAGCCAGTCAGAAAACTTGGTCGAGTTGTTGGCATGGCAAAACTCTCTCAGATTCTTTGATTGGTTTATATCTATAGTGTCGTGAGGTATCACCGATTAATCAAGAGAGCAGTCTCGCTAAAACAGGCCGCTGTTTTAGTCAAGGTTAGTATCCCCTCACAATACTTGGCAATAACAGAACCACTACGAATGTAACTGGTTGTTTACAGTCCAACAAGCAGCAGCTTATACAAAACTGTAGTTGTGCCTCTAGTTCGCCTTCCCTACTAGGCAAGGGCGGGGGGTAGGTCTCAGTTGCTAAGCGGCTGAAGGCAGGGCTTGGGAGGTAACTACAGCGCGATAATAACTTTGAAGTTGACGGGTCGCTGCTGCCCAACCCCAACGTTCTGCTTCCAGACGAGCATTGTGCCGGAGAGTTTCGCGTTGCTCCACTTGATCTAACAAAGTTCGGGTCGCCGCGATCGCCCCTTGCTCATTGCTGGGATCAAACAGGTAGCCATTGACGCCATCGGTCACAATGTCAGGAATACCGCCGGAGCGAGCCGCAACTACGGGGCACCCTGCGGCCATTGCTTCTAAAAGCACTAGCCCTAAAGTTTCAGTTCGAGAAGGAAAGACAAAGGCATCAGCAGAGGCAAAGGCACTGGCTAGCTCTTTGCCTCCGAGATAACCAACGAAGTGGGTGGGGGTGCCAGCAAAATGCTTTTCTAGTTCTTGGCGATAGGGGCCATCTCCCACTAAAGCCAAGCGAGCGTTAGGAATTGCTTCTAGGATGGGTTTGATCCGATCGATTTCTTTTTCAGCGGAAAGACGACCGACATAGAGCAATAACGGTGCTTCTGGATGGCCTTGACTGAGACGCGATCGCATTTCCTGACTTGCCAAATCAGGCTGGAAGGTTTCTGTGTCTACGCCTCGTTGCCAGAGGTCCACCCGTTCAATCCCGTGGGCGGTTAATTCTTCCACCATGGCGGTGGAGGTACATAAATTTAGTTGAGCTTGGTTGTGCCCCGCTTTGAGCAATTCCCACAGCAAACCTTCTAGCATGCCCAAGCCGTAGTGCTCTAAGTATTTGGGGAGATGGGTATGGTAAGAAGCAACTAACGGAATTTTTAGCGTTTTACTATAGTAGAGACCTGCCAATCCTAGGACAGCCGGATTGACGATATGAACCAGATCTGGCCGAAATCGCTCTAAGGCTTCCCCAATCGAAGGACGAGGAAAAGCCAGCTTCAGCTCCGGGTACAGCGGCAGTGGAATTCCTGGTACCCCATAAATTTTGGCACCTTTGTACTCCGTCAATCCTCCATCTGGAGAAAAAATGAGTACTTGGTCGCCAGCACGCTGTAAATGCTCAACCGTATGGCGTAGGCGCGTGACAATTCCATCAACCTTGGGCAAAAAGGTTTCAGTGAATAGAGCAATTCGCATAAAGTCTAGAAATATTTAATTGCTGACAACTTTTTTAGGGTTGAAAAAAGCAGAGCCCCCCTAGAAGCAG from Trichocoleus desertorum ATA4-8-CV12 encodes:
- a CDS encoding GAF domain-containing protein, which produces MTLHNSGAVPQSGGMLATLTQANNRKGSLTHRVKDLPIPQFIDLLEQITREFEHFLRAIDLINNETLETLLEQILEAFTLKIGQILQADRTTIFLVDEEKAQLWAKIAQSDDGKSPEIRIPIDKGIAGHVATTGECLNIPDAYSHPLFNKEVDKQTGYHTENILCMPIFNKHERVVAVVQLLNKMGGMPFDATDEQHFREFASSIGIILESCNTFYIAARNQRGVAALLEATKMLGRSLDLETTLRAVMNQARDLMQADRSTLFLLSRETNELWTKVAAADEKTILEIRIPANKGIAGYVASTGETLNIPNAYEDPRFDPSTDKKTGYHTRNILCMPVFNSGSDLIGVTQLINKHQGSFTNSDEEFMRAFNIQAGIALENAQLFENVLLEKQYQKDMLQSLSDAVISTDMQGRIVTINDAAIELLGCPVRKASGKVNKLHWQDKLVGRYVWDIIPIENLQMRLQDSLKTAAKHYVPEQSLTVGLHIATTAVGEGMLEDDGNTVYTLAISDRTEAKCYIAWNEVPTPPEADTSNGNHGAVPTYFTKDQIREIERSINLTVNPLTNPEGGVRGGLVVLEDISQEKRMKTTMYRYMTPGVAERVMALGEDGLMVGERKEVTILFSDIRGYTTLTENLEATKVVELLNQYFETMVEAIFNYEGTLDKFIGDAIMAVFGAPLPLNENHAWMSVQSALDMRRRLKEFNESRRMESQPQIHIGIGISSGEVVSGNIGSQKRMDYTVIGDGVNLSSRLESVTKEYGCDIVLSEFTYELCRDRIWVRELDKIRVKGKNRPVSIFELIGDRREALPADSEEFLDLYIAGRTAYKQMEFQQALQYFNAAQELRDTDQAVEVHLRRIQDYLTNPPPEDWDGVHTMTSK
- a CDS encoding glycosyltransferase family 1 protein, coding for MRIALFTETFLPKVDGIVTRLRHTVEHLQRAGDQVLIFSPDGGLTEYKGAKIYGVPGIPLPLYPELKLAFPRPSIGEALERFRPDLVHIVNPAVLGLAGLYYSKTLKIPLVASYHTHLPKYLEHYGLGMLEGLLWELLKAGHNQAQLNLCTSTAMVEELTAHGIERVDLWQRGVDTETFQPDLASQEMRSRLSQGHPEAPLLLYVGRLSAEKEIDRIKPILEAIPNARLALVGDGPYRQELEKHFAGTPTHFVGYLGGKELASAFASADAFVFPSRTETLGLVLLEAMAAGCPVVAARSGGIPDIVTDGVNGYLFDPSNEQGAIAATRTLLDQVEQRETLRHNARLEAERWGWAAATRQLQSYYRAVVTSQALPSAA